GCTCAATTTGGAGGAACAGTTGCTGATGGTGTTAGAATACCTTAGAGAATACCGTACTTATTTCCATATAGGTCAGAACTATGGAATTAGTGAAAGTTCAGCATATAAAGCTGTAAAATGGGTAGAAGACACCCTAGTTAAACACGCAAACTTTGCTCTTCCAGGCCGTAAAGCTTTAATGAAGAGTGATATGAATTATGAAGTAGTCTTGATTGATGCTACTGAGAGTCCTATAGAAAGACCTAAAAAAAACAAAAATTCTATTATTCAGGAAAGAAGAAAAGGCATACACTAAAAACTCAAATAGTGGTAGACAAGAAAACCAACCAAGTAATATGTACAGATTTTTCTAACGGTAAAAAACATGACTTTAGATTATTTAAGGAATCCAAAATTCTTATTCGTCCTAAAGTTAAAGAGATTACTGATACAGGATATCAAGGTATACAAAAAATTCACAATAATTCTGAATTACCAAAGAAAAAAAGCAAGAAAAATCCTTTAACTAGAAATGATAAAAAGAATAATCTTAGGCTAGCAGGAGAAAGAGTTGTGAATGAAAACGTTATTGGCATGCTAAAACGGTTCAAAATTATTGCTGACAAATATCGAAATAGACGTAAAAGATTCTCTCTTAGATTTAATTTGATCTCTGGCATTTATAATTTTGAACTACCTTAACCAGTTTCGAAA
This genomic interval from Orientia tsutsugamushi contains the following:
- a CDS encoding IS5 family transposase (programmed frameshift), coding for MKLDQIKELKDEKFRRLTGVRKRTFSKMVDILRKAGGLKKSKGGRKNKLNLEEQLLMVLEYLREYRTYFHIGQNYGISESSAYKAVKWVEDTLVKHANFALPGRKALMKSDMNYEVVLIDATESPIERPKKKQKFYYSGKKKRHTLKTQIVVDKKTNQVICTDFSNGKKHDFRLFKESKILIRPKVKEITDTGYQGIQKIHNNSELPKKKSKKNPLTRNDKKNNLRLAGERVVNENVIGMLKRFKIIADKYRNRRKRFSLRFNLISGIYNFELP